In one window of Photobacterium leiognathi DNA:
- a CDS encoding sensor domain-containing phosphodiesterase, which translates to MSIANAVMVVVFIFFNWRVVYAVSLSVLAYYYCFIGKAIDVAFASAIFITLFPFLFSQLFIYLYKQYENKNFSAVIGIYFVIIGLLLPLSTYVTAMTVSFFAGSEPLAMNFMAYSILGGMLTQLSLTPTVLVLFLLVFAKLGYKSKYLEFSEEIRQSKNSSPSHLIWLSTFIVITVIAVSFQNALVIHSLCFVLLILIIFGFGRFGLVQPLLMATIVTLVMLTESLDRVNTLRTLDEQFYGLLVVLAVMITLCYAIAGAVIKNFELLRQQIKLERIDPYTDLFNVKQLEEDLSQYKKAVIVYLDLLPTMSKLADLGYQGKAQLIFQLNNYLTIKNKNVFRCYRPPFSIGILGFAISDENIDTKLNVLVSQLKKFQFYWGDTSVSLVSPTLHCVKITKDDDISAIVSQLCGQPTMLNTNINWIEQESQLVRKVDMLEYIQNVFKNNLFELNCQPYLKLNDNKESAHSFEVLLRINPADGMTQVVTPAEFFPMINLFELESELDCWVVTHTFKLLNEHISDWDKIEKCAINLTAKSLSSPTLAQEILKLADKYEIPLKRICFEITESSALQSEEQAIDTIQVLRRAGCKIALDDFGTGYASFSYLRRLPLDILKIDGEFIRDLPVSETDRLIVESLSNVAKDIGLETVAEFVETDEHINLVRSHDITYAQGYGVAKPRPLKAFLIEIMNK; encoded by the coding sequence ATGTCTATTGCAAACGCTGTGATGGTGGTAGTTTTTATCTTTTTCAATTGGCGTGTTGTTTACGCCGTTAGTTTAAGTGTCCTTGCTTATTACTATTGCTTTATTGGTAAAGCGATCGATGTTGCTTTTGCGTCAGCCATATTTATAACCCTATTCCCATTTTTGTTTTCTCAATTGTTTATCTACTTGTATAAGCAATATGAAAATAAGAATTTTAGTGCTGTGATCGGCATTTACTTTGTGATTATCGGCTTATTACTGCCGCTATCCACCTATGTTACAGCCATGACGGTAAGCTTTTTTGCAGGCTCTGAGCCATTAGCAATGAACTTCATGGCTTACTCAATATTAGGTGGCATGCTCACTCAGTTATCGTTGACACCAACGGTGTTAGTGTTATTTCTGTTGGTATTTGCAAAGCTTGGCTATAAGTCGAAGTACCTTGAGTTTAGCGAAGAAATTCGACAATCAAAGAATAGCTCACCGAGTCATCTTATCTGGTTGTCGACTTTCATTGTTATTACCGTTATCGCTGTTTCGTTCCAAAACGCTTTAGTAATTCACTCTCTTTGCTTTGTATTACTGATTTTAATTATCTTTGGTTTTGGCCGCTTTGGCTTAGTCCAACCATTGTTAATGGCAACTATTGTTACCTTGGTGATGCTGACAGAAAGCCTAGATAGGGTAAATACATTAAGAACGCTGGATGAGCAGTTTTATGGCTTATTAGTGGTACTCGCTGTGATGATCACGCTTTGTTATGCCATTGCTGGGGCGGTGATTAAGAACTTTGAATTACTACGGCAACAAATTAAGTTAGAACGTATCGATCCTTATACTGATTTATTTAATGTAAAACAGTTGGAAGAAGATTTAAGCCAATATAAAAAAGCAGTGATTGTTTATCTTGATTTGCTTCCTACCATGTCTAAATTGGCAGATTTAGGTTATCAAGGAAAAGCACAATTAATCTTTCAGTTAAATAATTACCTAACGATTAAGAACAAAAATGTGTTTCGTTGCTACAGACCACCATTTTCGATTGGTATTCTTGGCTTTGCGATCTCTGATGAAAATATCGATACCAAATTGAATGTATTGGTGTCGCAACTTAAAAAGTTTCAGTTCTATTGGGGTGATACATCCGTTAGCTTAGTGTCGCCAACATTGCATTGTGTAAAGATCACTAAAGATGATGATATTTCGGCGATCGTATCGCAGTTATGTGGTCAACCAACAATGCTGAACACTAACATCAATTGGATAGAGCAAGAGTCTCAATTAGTACGTAAAGTAGATATGTTGGAGTACATTCAAAATGTATTTAAAAACAACCTGTTTGAGCTTAACTGCCAGCCGTATTTAAAACTCAATGACAATAAAGAGAGCGCTCATAGTTTTGAAGTGTTACTACGTATAAACCCTGCAGATGGTATGACGCAAGTTGTGACACCTGCGGAGTTTTTCCCGATGATCAACTTGTTTGAGCTGGAATCGGAGTTAGATTGCTGGGTTGTTACACATACTTTCAAACTGTTGAATGAGCATATTAGCGATTGGGACAAAATTGAGAAATGTGCGATTAACTTAACCGCTAAATCGTTATCATCACCAACGTTGGCGCAAGAGATCCTTAAGCTGGCTGATAAGTACGAGATCCCATTGAAACGGATCTGTTTTGAGATCACCGAATCATCGGCTTTACAATCAGAAGAGCAAGCGATTGATACGATCCAAGTGTTACGTCGTGCTGGTTGTAAGATAGCATTGGATGATTTTGGCACAGGCTATGCGAGTTTCTCGTATTTACGTCGATTACCATTAGATATCTTAAAAATTGATGGTGAATTTATTCGCGACTTACCTGTTAGTGAAACTGATCGTTTGATTGTGGAATCATTAAGTAATGTAGCAAAAGACATTGGGCTAGAAACGGTTGCTGAGTTTGTAGAAACCGATGAGCACATTAACTTAGTGAGATCGCATGATATTACTTATGCGCAAGGTTATGGTGTTGCCAAACCAAGACCGTTAAAAGCGTTTTTAATTGAAATCATGAACAAATAA
- a CDS encoding prepilin-type N-terminal cleavage/methylation domain-containing protein translates to MKTKGFTLIELVVIIVIVGVISAFVAPKFLGLTRDARIALLKGVKSSLITASDFVHTRATVLGVENDPNKSQIDAGDVKIQVVMGYPTGYWMGSTRYLLSLNDVRYTQGRNTKCNAEWCGLGNQRTIPSGDIAKHPSGSDGPKVAKIFPRGFSYNDQCGVYFVNYHDGKPPVVGIEDKYC, encoded by the coding sequence ATGAAAACAAAAGGGTTTACTCTGATTGAACTGGTTGTCATTATCGTCATTGTTGGCGTAATTAGTGCTTTTGTTGCGCCTAAATTTTTAGGATTAACAAGAGATGCTCGTATTGCTTTGCTAAAAGGTGTCAAATCTTCACTCATTACAGCAAGTGACTTTGTTCATACTCGTGCCACAGTATTAGGTGTTGAAAATGATCCTAATAAATCCCAAATCGATGCCGGTGATGTAAAAATCCAAGTGGTAATGGGATACCCAACAGGTTATTGGATGGGAAGTACCCGTTATTTATTATCACTGAACGATGTCAGGTATACCCAAGGTCGAAACACTAAATGCAACGCAGAGTGGTGTGGTTTAGGTAATCAGCGGACGATCCCAAGTGGGGATATTGCAAAACATCCTAGTGGTAGTGATGGTCCTAAAGTGGCAAAGATTTTTCCTCGTGGTTTTAGCTATAACGATCAATGTGGAGTGTATTTTGTTAACTATCACGATGGAAAACCGCCTGTTGTCGGTATAGAAGATAAATATTGCTAA
- the bla gene encoding class A beta-lactamase: MNICKKSIVSRVITMAMGTASLTFSAMSVASTNIDSAIKHAEQQLGAKVGVSVLNANGDSLYGYNSEQRFPLMSTFKTLACAKLLHDNQITKGMMDKTYPVTADAILDYAPVFKDKIGTEVSLKDACFATMTTSDNSAANFVLAHIGGAEGVTKFLIDNSDNVTRLDRIEPLLNEATPGDKRDTTTPYAMNETITKLVLGDALNPASKAQLTEWMKANKVSNGLFRSVLPQGWEIADRSGAGGYGSRGITAVVWNEQKQPLVISVYLTGTEVSIPERDKEIAKIGNAIFERYTR, translated from the coding sequence ATGAACATCTGCAAAAAAAGCATCGTATCGCGTGTGATCACCATGGCAATGGGTACTGCAAGTTTAACGTTTTCTGCCATGAGTGTTGCCAGCACCAATATTGATAGTGCGATCAAGCATGCAGAACAACAACTGGGGGCAAAAGTCGGTGTTTCGGTTTTAAATGCTAACGGTGATTCACTGTACGGTTATAACAGCGAGCAACGTTTCCCATTAATGAGCACATTTAAAACGTTAGCTTGTGCGAAATTGCTCCATGATAATCAAATAACCAAAGGCATGATGGATAAGACCTATCCAGTTACCGCTGATGCTATTTTAGATTACGCGCCAGTATTTAAAGATAAGATTGGCACAGAGGTTTCACTGAAAGACGCCTGTTTTGCCACCATGACGACCAGTGATAACTCAGCGGCTAATTTTGTGCTAGCCCATATTGGTGGCGCGGAAGGGGTAACGAAATTTCTGATTGATAACAGTGACAACGTAACCAGATTGGATCGTATTGAGCCACTATTAAACGAGGCTACACCGGGAGACAAACGCGATACCACAACACCGTACGCTATGAATGAGACTATTACTAAGCTTGTTTTAGGTGATGCACTCAATCCTGCGTCTAAAGCGCAATTAACAGAGTGGATGAAAGCGAACAAAGTCTCTAATGGGTTATTCCGCTCCGTATTGCCACAAGGTTGGGAAATTGCTGACCGTTCAGGGGCGGGTGGTTATGGTTCTCGCGGGATCACTGCGGTGGTTTGGAATGAGCAAAAACAACCATTAGTGATCAGTGTTTACTTAACAGGCACCGAAGTGAGTATTCCTGAAAGGGATAAAGAAATCGCGAAAATTGGTAATGCTATTTTTGAGAGATATACTAGATAG
- a CDS encoding hemolysin family protein, with translation MSIIILICLIIINGLFAMSEIALVTAKKNRLQRLADEGNISAQKAIELGESPTQFLSTMQIGITVIGIMNGVIGEAALAGPISSWLIDFGVPAKTAAFSASALAVIVLTYVSIVIGELVPKRLGQVNAEGIAVFFARPIAIIAFISRPFVWLLANSTDLLLRLMGRGKDDNSALTEDDIRAVIAEGSQSGVIHQHEHNMMRNVFNFDDRKVSSLMTPRNEITYLDLNHVPESYQQKLLAANHNCLPVGNNGFSDLKGTLNAKQLLQFIQNNTEENPQSILDYVTPPVYVPENWTSTKLLELFQSSGHYFAFVVDEYGDIQGIVTSQDVLEALAGKFTPEDPKDVWSEQNPDGSWNLDGMMPITVFKDLLEVNKLPDEEDGGYHTLSGMLVWLVDDLPKLDDTIRWQGWEFHVLSLEHNRIDRILAKRYE, from the coding sequence ATGAGTATCATTATTTTGATCTGTTTGATCATTATTAATGGTTTGTTTGCCATGTCTGAAATCGCTTTGGTCACTGCAAAGAAGAACCGTTTACAACGCTTAGCAGATGAAGGGAATATCTCTGCACAAAAAGCCATCGAGCTGGGCGAATCCCCAACCCAGTTTCTTTCAACGATGCAAATCGGGATCACCGTGATTGGTATTATGAACGGTGTTATTGGTGAGGCGGCATTAGCAGGCCCTATTTCTAGCTGGTTAATTGACTTTGGTGTGCCAGCAAAAACAGCCGCATTCAGTGCATCTGCACTTGCAGTTATTGTTCTAACCTATGTTTCTATTGTGATTGGTGAACTTGTTCCCAAACGTTTAGGCCAAGTGAATGCAGAAGGCATTGCGGTATTCTTCGCTCGCCCAATCGCAATTATTGCGTTTATCTCTCGCCCTTTCGTTTGGTTATTAGCTAACTCAACCGATTTACTATTACGCCTTATGGGTAGAGGCAAAGATGATAACTCTGCACTGACGGAAGACGATATTCGCGCTGTGATTGCTGAGGGTTCACAATCAGGTGTTATCCACCAGCATGAACATAACATGATGCGTAACGTGTTTAACTTTGATGATCGTAAAGTCTCATCACTGATGACTCCTCGTAATGAGATCACCTATTTAGATCTCAACCATGTACCTGAGAGTTACCAACAAAAGTTATTAGCAGCGAATCACAACTGTTTACCTGTTGGTAATAACGGATTTAGTGATTTAAAAGGAACATTAAATGCCAAACAACTGTTGCAGTTTATTCAAAACAATACGGAAGAAAATCCACAATCGATTTTAGATTACGTCACACCACCAGTATATGTGCCTGAAAACTGGACAAGCACAAAGCTGTTAGAGCTCTTCCAAAGCTCAGGACATTACTTTGCGTTTGTGGTCGATGAATACGGTGATATTCAAGGTATTGTTACTTCACAAGATGTGCTTGAAGCTTTAGCGGGTAAATTCACCCCAGAAGATCCTAAAGACGTATGGTCAGAGCAAAACCCTGACGGTAGTTGGAACCTTGATGGCATGATGCCTATCACGGTGTTTAAAGACTTATTGGAAGTAAACAAACTGCCCGATGAAGAAGATGGCGGTTATCACACCCTTAGTGGTATGTTGGTATGGTTAGTCGATGATTTACCTAAACTCGATGATACGATTCGCTGGCAAGGTTGGGAGTTCCATGTGCTTAGCTTAGAGCACAATCGTATCGATCGTATCTTAGCTAAGCGTTACGAATAA
- a CDS encoding alpha-ketoglutarate-dependent dioxygenase AlkB family protein, which translates to MDLFAEQGEWITINNGLIYWHPHFLSLQQAEHYYQQLNNELDWRQERIMMFGKSVLQPRLQTWLGDAAYTYSGLTMHPQPFTTSLMALKAQCEQVAQTPFNSVLGNLYRDGEDYMGWHQDNEPELGDQPVIASLSFGATRQFVFKHKTTKEKIAFQLTPGSLLIMAGDTQLYWQHALPKTKRVNEPRINLTFRFINQ; encoded by the coding sequence ATGGATTTATTTGCAGAACAAGGCGAATGGATAACCATCAATAATGGTTTGATCTATTGGCATCCTCACTTTCTTAGTTTGCAACAAGCAGAGCATTATTATCAGCAACTAAATAACGAGTTAGATTGGCGACAAGAGCGCATCATGATGTTTGGTAAATCGGTACTTCAACCGAGATTACAAACCTGGTTAGGTGATGCTGCTTATACCTATTCAGGGCTAACCATGCATCCACAGCCTTTTACTACATCGCTAATGGCGTTAAAAGCCCAATGTGAACAGGTTGCTCAAACACCGTTTAACTCAGTGCTTGGTAATTTATATCGTGACGGTGAAGATTACATGGGGTGGCATCAAGATAACGAACCAGAGTTAGGTGATCAGCCTGTTATTGCCTCATTAAGCTTTGGTGCGACTCGACAATTCGTGTTTAAACATAAAACAACCAAAGAGAAAATAGCCTTTCAATTAACACCGGGCTCATTGCTTATTATGGCAGGGGATACACAGCTGTATTGGCAACATGCACTACCAAAAACTAAACGTGTTAATGAACCACGAATAAACCTGACTTTTCGTTTTATTAATCAGTAA
- a CDS encoding 2-oxoacid:ferredoxin oxidoreductase subunit beta translates to MLNRKDYISDQEVKWCQGCGDFNVLKTMQSVLAKMGKTKHNTVFVSGIGCSSRFPYYMDTYGFHTIHGRAPTIATGIKSVNPELDVWVVTGDGDALSIGGNHFIHAIRRNQDIKILLFNNEIYGLTKGQYSPTSSQGCVSKSTPEGSIDYPLRPLTIAAAANASFIARTSDNDPKHMAAIFEAAANHKGCAVIEILQNCVIFNDKVHEPYNGPKQRKENLLYLEDKQPMFYGTDMALKLSGLTPEVTHSSDKSVLVHEVNTSNTSLAYMLANLSYPQCPVPVGVFHQTQRETYDQLLDKQQSKEKLKKSQLMRLLEQNSYVL, encoded by the coding sequence GTGTTGAATCGTAAAGATTATATTTCAGATCAAGAAGTAAAGTGGTGCCAAGGTTGTGGCGATTTTAATGTATTAAAAACCATGCAGTCAGTCTTAGCTAAAATGGGTAAAACGAAGCACAATACGGTATTTGTTTCCGGTATTGGATGCTCTTCTCGATTTCCATATTATATGGATACATATGGCTTCCATACTATTCACGGAAGGGCACCAACAATAGCGACTGGCATTAAAAGCGTGAATCCTGAACTCGATGTATGGGTTGTTACTGGTGACGGTGATGCATTGAGTATTGGAGGTAACCACTTTATTCATGCAATACGCCGTAATCAAGACATAAAGATCTTATTGTTTAATAACGAAATATATGGATTAACAAAAGGGCAATATTCACCAACCAGTTCACAAGGTTGTGTGAGTAAATCGACGCCAGAAGGAAGCATTGATTATCCACTGCGTCCTTTAACGATAGCTGCGGCAGCTAATGCCAGTTTTATTGCGAGAACTTCTGATAATGATCCCAAGCACATGGCTGCAATTTTTGAAGCAGCAGCTAACCATAAAGGATGTGCTGTTATCGAAATTCTCCAAAACTGCGTTATTTTCAATGATAAAGTGCACGAACCATATAATGGTCCAAAGCAGCGTAAAGAAAACTTATTATATTTAGAAGACAAACAGCCTATGTTTTATGGAACAGACATGGCACTTAAGTTATCAGGTCTAACACCGGAAGTTACGCATAGTTCAGACAAATCTGTATTGGTTCATGAAGTTAATACAAGTAACACATCACTTGCTTATATGTTGGCGAACTTAAGCTATCCTCAATGCCCTGTACCTGTTGGTGTATTTCATCAAACGCAGCGTGAAACTTATGATCAGTTGCTTGATAAGCAGCAATCAAAGGAAAAGCTTAAAAAATCACAATTAATGAGACTTCTTGAACAGAACAGTTATGTTTTATAG
- a CDS encoding 2-oxoacid:acceptor oxidoreductase subunit alpha, translating to MSQIDLTEVNKIMNYSSPSSKQSLDSEVIRFAGDSGDGIQFTGNRFSSSVSLFGNSLVTLPDYPAEIRAPAGTVSGVSSFQLQFADHDVYTPGDQCGVLIAMNAAALKKNIADLKVGGLLIVDKAGFRDSLIKLAGYDANPLIDESLKAYRIIAEDFTQLTLHSLEGLGLPGKVARRCKNCFMLGIALWIFSQTLEEAENWIKDQFSELPQIINANISALRSGYNYADTTEIFGESWQVGKANIEPGRYRSVSGNEALSLGLITASFAADKPLFLGSYPITPASDILHQLAKYQQFGVTTFQAEDEIAAAGAALGASYTGALGVTTTSGPGLCLKSEMINLAVMTELPLVVVDVQRGGPSTGLPTKTEQSDLLFALYGRNGDSPLPVIAASSPGDCYVMTIEACRLATTFMTPVVLLTDGYIANGTESWKVPSEKEIPCWDKPEVSVAGSYYPYLRDHDTLAREWVVPGTEGKQHRIGGLEKKSITGEVCYEPNNHQKMSNERALKISNISRFIPNQALLGSELDELLVISWGGTLGSVKTAVNELREHGYSVAHTHLQYINPLPSNFSELLNNFNHILVVELNNGQLKQYVQSQVPITIEGFAKTDGTPFKVEELTTAIKKTLKESETGVERVES from the coding sequence ATGAGCCAGATAGATTTAACTGAGGTCAATAAAATAATGAATTATAGTAGTCCTTCATCAAAGCAGTCATTAGATTCAGAGGTGATTCGCTTTGCAGGCGACTCTGGCGATGGCATACAATTTACTGGAAATAGATTCTCAAGTAGTGTCAGTTTGTTTGGTAATTCGCTTGTAACGCTACCTGATTATCCCGCTGAGATTCGAGCACCTGCAGGCACTGTTTCTGGCGTTTCTTCTTTTCAATTACAATTCGCTGATCATGATGTTTATACACCTGGCGATCAGTGTGGTGTGTTAATTGCTATGAATGCCGCAGCACTTAAGAAAAATATTGCTGATTTAAAGGTTGGTGGTCTGCTCATTGTCGATAAAGCAGGGTTTAGAGACTCGCTAATTAAACTTGCAGGGTATGATGCCAATCCACTGATAGATGAGTCATTAAAGGCTTACCGTATAATTGCTGAAGACTTTACACAACTGACTCTTCATTCTCTTGAGGGGTTAGGACTTCCTGGAAAAGTTGCTCGTCGATGTAAAAACTGCTTTATGTTAGGTATTGCTTTATGGATATTTAGTCAAACGTTAGAAGAAGCTGAAAATTGGATTAAAGATCAATTTTCTGAACTGCCACAGATAATAAATGCAAATATTTCAGCGCTGAGAAGCGGTTATAACTATGCGGATACGACAGAAATCTTTGGCGAGAGTTGGCAGGTAGGAAAAGCTAATATTGAACCTGGACGATACCGTTCAGTGTCAGGGAATGAAGCATTGTCATTGGGTTTAATAACGGCATCCTTTGCTGCTGATAAACCGTTATTTTTAGGCTCTTATCCTATTACTCCAGCTTCTGATATTTTGCACCAGTTAGCGAAATATCAACAATTTGGTGTGACTACATTTCAGGCTGAAGATGAAATTGCAGCAGCAGGGGCAGCATTAGGTGCATCTTATACTGGTGCTTTAGGTGTTACCACGACATCAGGTCCGGGACTATGCCTAAAATCTGAAATGATCAATTTGGCCGTTATGACAGAGCTACCTCTGGTTGTTGTTGATGTTCAAAGAGGAGGACCATCAACGGGGCTTCCGACAAAGACAGAACAATCTGATCTCCTCTTCGCACTGTATGGGCGTAATGGTGATTCGCCTCTTCCTGTAATAGCAGCATCTTCACCTGGTGATTGTTATGTGATGACCATTGAGGCTTGTCGATTAGCAACTACTTTTATGACACCAGTCGTTCTCCTTACCGACGGCTATATTGCTAACGGTACTGAGTCATGGAAAGTACCATCAGAAAAAGAGATTCCTTGTTGGGATAAACCAGAAGTGAGTGTTGCAGGATCTTATTATCCATACTTACGCGATCATGACACTTTGGCTCGAGAATGGGTTGTACCGGGCACTGAAGGTAAGCAACATAGAATTGGTGGGTTAGAAAAGAAAAGTATTACGGGGGAAGTGTGTTATGAGCCCAATAACCACCAGAAAATGAGTAATGAAAGAGCATTAAAAATTAGCAATATTTCCCGCTTTATTCCAAACCAAGCTTTACTGGGTTCTGAATTAGACGAGTTATTGGTTATCTCTTGGGGAGGGACATTAGGATCAGTCAAAACAGCGGTGAATGAGCTTCGAGAACACGGCTACTCTGTTGCACACACTCACTTACAATACATTAATCCGCTACCTAGTAATTTCTCTGAATTATTGAACAATTTTAACCATATTTTAGTTGTCGAGTTAAATAACGGACAACTAAAACAATACGTTCAATCACAAGTTCCAATAACTATTGAAGGTTTCGCTAAAACTGATGGAACCCCCTTCAAAGTTGAGGAGTTAACCACAGCAATTAAAAAGACGTTAAAAGAGAGCGAAACTGGAGTTGAGCGTGTTGAATCGTAA
- the tpx gene encoding thiol peroxidase: protein MKKLTILTALFLSGNVFAQFTTTDENANFGQKQVVTLEKTTTFNLSGEALKVGDYMPSMQLVTSDLKAFDTSDEAQKVKIYSVLTSVDTPVCVQQAIDLSKFVEEHKAELKGIEFLAISADTPFAQQRFQKENNLKGITYLSDSSKHQFGMKTGSQIEELGLLTRSIIVTDKNNKVVYTQRVPELTTIPDLESAVKVAQANQ from the coding sequence ATGAAAAAGTTAACAATTCTAACGGCATTATTCTTGTCAGGTAATGTGTTTGCACAATTTACGACTACTGATGAAAATGCGAATTTCGGCCAAAAGCAAGTTGTAACACTAGAAAAAACTACAACATTTAATTTATCTGGTGAAGCTTTGAAAGTTGGCGATTATATGCCATCAATGCAATTGGTAACATCAGATCTTAAAGCATTTGATACTAGTGATGAAGCGCAAAAAGTAAAAATTTATAGTGTATTAACTTCAGTTGATACTCCTGTGTGTGTTCAGCAAGCTATTGACTTATCGAAATTTGTTGAAGAGCATAAAGCTGAGTTAAAAGGTATTGAATTCTTAGCTATTAGTGCAGATACTCCATTTGCTCAACAGCGCTTTCAAAAAGAAAATAACCTAAAAGGTATTACATACCTATCTGATTCATCAAAGCATCAGTTTGGTATGAAAACAGGCTCTCAAATTGAAGAGTTAGGTCTACTAACACGCAGTATCATTGTTACAGATAAAAATAACAAAGTTGTTTATACACAACGTGTTCCTGAGCTAACAACTATTCCTGATTTGGAATCGGCAGTAAAGGTTGCACAAGCCAACCAATAA
- the tpx gene encoding thiol peroxidase, with the protein MTEVTFQGDNIQLSGTFPKTGTQAPDFTLCGSDLSDVNLSSLKGKKVVLNIFPSIDTPVCALGVKAFNEKAAGVNNTVVLCISADLPFATGRFCAAEGIENVQTASFFRNAEFTNAYGVKIVEGALRELATRAVVVINEEGTVIYSELVAEITEEPNYDAAISVLEK; encoded by the coding sequence ATGACAGAAGTTACTTTTCAAGGTGATAACATTCAATTATCAGGCACTTTCCCTAAGACTGGTACTCAGGCGCCAGATTTTACATTGTGTGGCTCTGATCTTTCTGATGTTAATTTATCATCACTTAAAGGGAAAAAGGTTGTTCTAAATATTTTTCCAAGTATTGATACTCCGGTTTGTGCGCTTGGCGTAAAAGCATTTAATGAAAAAGCAGCAGGCGTAAATAATACTGTAGTTCTATGTATATCTGCTGATTTACCTTTTGCTACAGGACGTTTCTGTGCGGCAGAAGGTATTGAAAATGTTCAGACGGCTTCCTTCTTCCGTAATGCTGAATTTACTAATGCATACGGTGTAAAAATTGTTGAGGGAGCATTACGTGAACTAGCTACTCGTGCTGTTGTTGTTATAAATGAAGAAGGAACAGTAATTTACTCTGAACTAGTTGCAGAAATTACTGAAGAACCAAACTACGATGCTGCTATCTCTGTTTTGGAAAAATAA